The following coding sequences lie in one Helicoverpa zea isolate HzStark_Cry1AcR chromosome 2, ilHelZeax1.1, whole genome shotgun sequence genomic window:
- the LOC124637410 gene encoding vesicle-trafficking protein SEC22b: protein MVLMTMIARVVDGLPLAATMQEDEQSGCNVLEYQNQAKMLFRKLGPQSPTRCSIETGPYLFHYLIEHEICYLVLCERNYSKRLAFSYLEEIAQEFYQQYGKRVNTVTRPYTFIEFDTWMQRARRQYAEGGARARRAGAAAQLGGQLGDVQRIMMQNIDDVLQRGAILSELDTKTQNLSMMSSKYKKDATYLNTKSMLVKVTAGAVILLVFVLYFWVL, encoded by the exons ATGGTTCTGATGACTATGATCGCGAGGGTCGTAGACGGCCTCCCCCTGGCCGCTACTATGCAAGAGGATGAGCAG AGCGGCTGCAATGTTCTGGAGTACCAAAATCAGGCTAAAATGCTGTTTAGAAAACTAGGCCCACAGTCGCCGACGCGTTGCTCCATCGAAACTGGGCCCTATCTCTTCCA TTATCTAATTGAGCATGAGATCTGCTACCTAGTGCTGTGTGAGCGCAACTACAGCAAGAGACTGGCATTCAGCTACCTCGAGGAGATTGCACAGGAGTTCTACCAGCAATACGGCAAGCGG GTGAACACAGTAACCCGGCCATACACGTTCATAGAGTTCGACACGTGGATGCAGCGCGCGCGGCGGCAGTACGCGGAGggcggcgcccgcgcacgccgcgccggcgccgccgcgCAGCTCGGCGGCCAGCTGGGCGACGTGCAGCGCATCATGATGCAGAACATCGACGATGTGCTGCAGAGGGGAGCTATACTCTCCG AACTGGATACAAAAACCCAGAACCTATCAATGATGTCTTCGAAGTACAAGAAGGATGCAACCTATCTAAACACCAAGTCTATGCTGGTGAAGGTAACAGCGGGCGCTGTCATACTGCTGGTGTTTGTACTCTACTTCTGGGTCCTTTAG
- the LOC124642672 gene encoding PAXIP1-associated glutamate-rich protein 1A, which yields MSTTESHGDDWDLPCSDDELSKSGVFIGKNWMPDPAELEELYKAVDKTGTVTLEWKCPGRRLPSPVPVSKENQPEIPASPIREEKSDFDFMDEVSSLRLRVRSKGEDTLRGSAKKKTTSFDGILSNMIRHKRIEQMEKQANTSPSTPSSSGS from the coding sequence ATGAGCACTACAGAATCACATGGTGATGACTGGGATCTACCATGTTCAGATGACGAGCTATCCAAGAGTGGTGTGTTCATCGGCAAGAACTGGATGCCTGACCCTGCTGAATTAGAAGAACTGTACAAGGCTGTCGATAAAACAGGAACTGTTACACTGGAATGGAAATGCCCTGGGAGGAGGCTTCCCTCCCCCGTGCCGGTGAGCAAAGAAAATCAGCCTGAAATTCCCGCGTCGCCAATAAGAGAAGAAAAAtctgattttgattttatggaTGAAGTGAGTTCGTTGCGTTTACGAGTGCGCAGCAAGGGAGAGGACACTCTGAGAGGATCTGCTAAGAAGAAGACTACCTCGTTCGACGGCATTCTGTCGAACATGATCAGACACAAGCGCATAGAGCAGATGGAGAAGCAAGCCAACACGTCTCCATCAACACCGTCATCTAGTGGCAGTTGA
- the LOC124637415 gene encoding uncharacterized protein LOC124637415 encodes MTFVKNNSYCDMPFDANTPYADFYIYSDLKDVADRCTIYNDEIMKCRTIGILQSVHGRFFLSDLSGGKPIVQLSVVYLNSLVQSTVIPYPVQVFGTLQWKKRPVIFAKILQVLSIPSAIRLRNALSGIANTHLAKNGPKQEYEEDPT; translated from the exons ATGACCtttgtcaaaaataattcaTACTGTGATATGCCTTTTGATGCTAACACACCGTAT GCCGATTTTTACATATACTCAGATTTAAAAGATGTAGCTGATAGATGTACCATTTACAATGATGAAATAATGAAATGCAGGACTATTGGGATACTACAAAGTGTTCATGGTCGATTCTTTTTATCTGAT tTAAGTGGTGGGAAGCCTATAGTCCAGTTGTCAGTAGTGTATTTGAACTCTCTGGTGCAGTCCACGGTGATACCATACCCTGTGCAAGTGTTTGGCACACTGCAGTGGAAGAAGAGACCTGTCATATTTGCCAAGATACTGCAG GTCTTGAGTATACCATCAGCCATAAGACTCAGGAATGCCCTGAGTGGTATTGCTAATACACACCTAGCCAAAAATGGTCCCAAACAAGAATATGAAGAAGATCCAACATGA
- the LOC124642665 gene encoding mitochondrial mRNA pseudouridine synthase Trub2, with protein sequence MVKFKDAVSAFNTLNGLICVYKPAGVPVKQVQHTIKTNLCRDLNALPDRPIEKRVEIIGSTNEPMKVRLVPNYADDPRVCGPRYMNEDFRCSWATHLGLFSSGVLLLGINDGTKLTYKINVGRPTRAFKVHGQLGKATDTYFWNGKTMERSTFQHITREKIDKVVAHMQAAHQKAMFEQSGLHMDSQTTYELASKGLIRPVDNKIPVIYGIKCVYFNSPNFTLEIQSVNEYEKYFWTLIHDLGVQLKSTAYCTAVQCIRQGKFDVDLALLRKHWTLEHLADNMNTCAEILEENEHLLNPTSAIMTA encoded by the exons atggTAAAATTCAAAGATGCGGTGTCGGCGTTTAACACTCTTAACGGACTGATCTGTGTTTATAAGCCAGCAGGCGTTCCGGTGAAACAAGTCCAGCACACGATAAAAACAAATCTTTGTAGAG ATTTGAACGCATTGCCCGACAGACcaatagagaaaagagtagaAATAATAGGATCAACAAATGAGCCTATGAAGGTTAGACTTGTGCCTAATTATGCTGATGACCCCCGAGTGTGCGGCCCGAGGTACATGAATGAGGACTTCAGGTGCAGCTGGGCAACACATCTTGGATTATTTAGTAGCGGCGTACTAT TATTAGGCATCAATGATGGCACAAAGCTCACCTACAAGATAAATGTTGGACGGCCAACGAGAGCTTTCAAAGTTCACGGTCAGCTGGGTAAGGCTACTGACACTTACTTCTGGAACGGCAAAACAATGGAGAGATCCACCTTCCAACACATCACCAGAGAGAAGATAGACAAAGTTGTGGCTCACATGCAAGCTGCACATCAGAAAGCTATGTTTGA ACAATCAGGGCTTCATATGGATTCTCAGACCACCTATGAATTGGCCTCAAAGGGCCTCATCCGACCAGTTGATAACAAGATTCCAGTTATCTATGGCATCAAGTGTGTCTACTTCAATTCCCCAAACTTTACATTAG AAATACAATCAGTGAATGAATATGAGAAGTACTTCTGGACCCTCATTCATGACCTTGGTGTCCAACTGAAGTCCACAGCCTACTGCACAGCTGTCCAGTGCATCAGGCAAGGCAAGTTCGATGTGGACCTGGCTCTACTCCGGAAGCACTGGACCCTGGAGCACCTAGCAGACAACATGAACACGTGTGCAGAAATACTGGAGGAAAATGAACATCTGCTCAACCCAACATCTGCTATAATGACTGCATAG
- the LOC124637401 gene encoding box C/D snoRNA protein 1, with product MSSSSDSDSDHENEVNRLGDCEVCARNKAKYTCPKCEVKTCCLDCVRIHKKELECDGIRDRTKFIRMKDFTDTDLLSDYRLLEECARFVYGVKIDEKKKYTRIDKDLPIYLYKLKMAARKRGTVLQFLSHNFSRHKANTTRYNNKMNIINWRVEWVFPNVESEPLKFVDERCAEQKRLSELLDKYLNPDALPFEGSKALTFYKAAGFSGVKILLRAEKVKGSARKFFELDPTESLAENLSGKCIVEFPIIFVVLKDHAYNFEIITPEDEFEEETPVCNQDKATNSTKDSPVTNGAPTAAVTSTANGNTDHSRKRPRQLLTEKVALEKKMEIEKEIKAAKKKKPKNLLFTTGYSSEESIDGESDDET from the exons atgtcttcatcatcagactCTGACTCTGACCATGAGAACGAAGTTAACAG ACTTGGAGACTGCGAGGTCTGTGCAAGGAACAAAGCGAAATACACATGCCCGAAGTGTGAAGTGAAAACATGTTGCCTAGATTGCGTGAGGATACACAAGAAGGAACTGGAGTGCGACGGAATCAGGGATCGCACGAAGTTCATCAGAATGAAGGATTTTACTGATACGGACTTACTGAGCGACTACAGGCTGCTCGAGGAGTGCGCGCGGTTCGTCTATGGCGTCAAAATTGATGAGAAAAAGAAATACACCAGGATTGATAAAGACTTGCCAATT TATCTATACAAACTGAAGATGGCAGCCAGAAAGCGAGGCACAGTGCTACAGTTCTTGTCTCATAACTTTTCAAGACACAAAGCTAACACGACCAGATACAATAACAAAATGAACATTATCAACTGGCGAGTGGAGTGGGTGTTCCCCAACGTGGAGTCTGAGCCGCTGAAGTTTGTGGATGAAAGGTGTGCAGAACAGAAACGCCTCTCGGAACTGTTGGACAAGTATTTGAATCCTGATGCCTTGCCATTTGAAGGCTCTAAAGCTTTGACTTTCTATAAGGCAGCTGGATTTAGTGGGGTCAAAATATTATTGAGAG ctgaaaaagtGAAAGGCTCAGCAAGAAAGTTCTTTGAGCTAGATCCAACAGAATCTTTGGCTGAAAACTTGTCTGGCAAGTGTATTGTGGAGTTTCCAATCATTTTTGTTGTGCTCAAGGATCATGCTTACAACTTTGAAATTATTACTCCAG AAGATGAATTTGAAGAGGAAACTCCTGTTTGTAATCAAGATAAGGCAACTAACAGCACAAAAGATTCACCGGTCACAAATGGTGCACCAACTGCTGCTGTCACTTCCACTGCTAATGGCAACACAGACCATTCTAGAAAGAGACCAAGGCAGCTGCTGACAGAGAAAGTTGCTCTAGAGAAGAAGATGGAAATTGAGAAAGAGATAAAAGCagctaagaagaagaagccaAAGAATCTACTGTTCACCACCGGGTACTCTTCAGAGGAGAGTATAGATGGCGAAAGTGATGATGAGACGTGA
- the LOC124637394 gene encoding nudC domain-containing protein 1, whose protein sequence is MSSLVELRPNRRLLDHDFEGYKLNLQALPHFSHDLVTSVDRVYPDEVQYSFVHAKLFALHNHLVLDYWDYSLNYYYIDKEQKIRHVSFESTNQTFHNDVVYDVPAHVARQSGHFNLCLSFPSNSLAVVSDGTGYLHIVSTGARTRPSGRNQQWQTLQSSLILGEGKYFIIVDSRIQEKDNTETLHCLLQSVEQNESHFNSVLTWVSFDNDGQEWKQMSFRQVQGKGIVHYAAIETSCTALYIASDNTFKFTSDSEQEITQPSKQEPRTVIYTWLQTTEDITITLKLETNFNRSLLIVNVTPLNIKVSYAGKTFVDGKLKQKVDSELTTWNVQDNGQVDILITKSESMLWEELLEGGDPNGEQVMDASLVEEAHRRLAHLCAETEVTTEPTMPGLSTQELEECDAASEEDTVLVRLDATTHNVTHRAPLSVHQFLFSIKIETQEAPALALRHDVDACLWQPYAQLINSSTWPMKHQGSLSAFGYVQSSKQNRKFVTCPPNFSYSVVCEATRHIFIYQSTSNQDCQLRKRTGGGMKNIKIGQQHVFNIDKYGEVLGINATNEYLFILTEKHLVAIQIQ, encoded by the exons atgtcgTCTCTTGTCGAGTTGCGTCCGAACCGGCGCCTCTTGGACCATGATTTTGAAGGTTATAAATTAAACTTACAAGCCTTACCACATTTCTCGCATGATCTGGTCACTTCTGTGGACAGAGTTTACCCGGACGAAGTGCAGTACTCGTTCGTTCACGCTAAACTCTTTGCACTTCATAATCACCTAGTTCTTGACTATTGGGATTACTCGCTCAACTACTACTACATCGATAAAGAACAGAAGATACGTCATGTTTCTTTCGAAAGTACCAACCAAACATTCCACAACGATGTAGTGTACGACGTCCCCGCGCATGTGGCGAGGCAGTCCGGCCACTTCAACCTGTGCCTGTCGTTCCCTTCCAACAGTTTGGCTGTAGTCAGTGATGGCACTGGATACTTGCATATTGTGAGCACTGGAGCAAGGACCAGACCCTCTGGAAGAAACCAACAATGGCAAACTCTCCAGTCAAGTCTCATTCTTGGTGAGGGAAAATATTTCATCATAGTGGACTCTAGAATACAGGAGAAGGATAATACTGAGACATTGCATTGTCTTCTACAGTCTGTTGAACAGAATGAATCACATTTCAACTCAGTGCTTACTTGGGTGTCCTTTGACAATGATGGCCAAGAATGGAAGCAGATGAGTTTTAGACAAGTTCAAGGCAAGGGTATTGTGCACTATGCTGCAATTGAAACCAGTTGTACTGCATTGTATATTGCTTCTGACAACACATTCAAGTTCACATCAGACTCTGAGCAAGAGATTACACAACCATCCAAGCAGGAGCCACGGACAGTCATATACACGTGGCTGCAGACAACAGAGGATATTACAATCACTTTGAAACTTGAAACAAACTTCAACAGAAGCCTTTTGATTGTAAATGTCACTCCACTGAATATAAAAGTCAGTTATGCTGGTAAAACATTTGTTGATGGAAAGTTAAAGCAGAAGGTTGATAGTGAACTCACTACATGGAATGTCCAGGACAATGGGCAGGTAGATATATTAATAACTAAATCTGAAAGTATGCTGTGGGAGGAACTGTTGGAAGGAGGGGACCCCAATGGTGAGCAGGTCATGGATGCAAGCCTGGTGGAGGAAGCCCACCGGCGCCTGGCTCACTTGTGTGCTGAAACTGAGGTGACTACAGAACCAACAATGCCAGGACTGTCCACACAAGAGTTAGAGGAGTGTGATGCTGCCTCTGAGGAAGATACTGTGCTAG TGAGGCTGGATGCAACAACCCACAATGTGACACACAGAGCTCCACTCAGTGTGCACCAGTTCCTGTTCAGCATCAAAATAGAAACACAAGAGGCACCAGCCCTAGCACTACGACACGACGTGGACGCCTGCCTCTGGCAACCCTATGCACAACTGATAAACTCCAGCACATGGCCAATGAAGCACCAGGGATCCCTCAGTGCATTTGGTTATGTGCAGTCATCAAAACAAAATCGCAAATTTGTGACATGCCCCCCCAACTTCTCATACAGTGTGGTCTGTGAAGCTACCAGACACATATTCATTTACCAAAGCACCAGCAACCAAGACTGTCAGCTGAGGAAGAGGACTGGGGGTGGCATGAAGAACATCAAAATTGGACAACAGCATGTGTTCAACATTGACAAGTATGGAGAGGTGTTGGGGATCAATGCTACAAATGAATATCTATTCATATTAACAGAGAAACATTTAGTAgcaatacaaatacaataa